Proteins encoded in a region of the Saccharothrix ecbatanensis genome:
- a CDS encoding cell division protein SepF: MSGFHKLKAYFGMVPAEYADDPAAYEEDRRYADYRAEYPDSEEYEPYPEQRTARRRSPNGYRAELDVADELEPERGVRPRRSWSPETQGALAVEPQREPVGRLRPAADPPSHPLARITTLHPRSYNEARTIGEHYRDGTPVIMNLTDMDDADAKRLVDFAAGLAFALRGSIDKVTNKVFLLSPPNIDVTAEDRRRLAEGGFLNQA; this comes from the coding sequence ATGAGCGGGTTTCACAAGCTGAAGGCCTACTTCGGGATGGTTCCCGCCGAGTACGCCGACGACCCGGCCGCCTACGAGGAGGACCGGCGCTACGCGGACTACAGGGCCGAGTACCCGGATTCGGAGGAGTACGAGCCCTACCCCGAGCAGCGGACGGCCCGCCGCCGTTCCCCCAACGGCTACCGGGCCGAGTTGGACGTCGCGGACGAGCTCGAGCCGGAGCGCGGCGTTCGTCCACGACGTTCGTGGAGCCCGGAGACGCAGGGCGCGCTGGCGGTCGAACCGCAGCGCGAGCCGGTCGGCAGGCTGCGACCTGCCGCCGACCCGCCGAGCCACCCGCTCGCCCGCATCACCACGCTGCACCCGCGCAGCTACAACGAGGCGCGGACCATCGGCGAGCACTACCGCGACGGCACGCCGGTGATCATGAACCTCACCGACATGGACGACGCGGACGCCAAGCGGTTGGTCGACTTCGCGGCCGGGCTCGCGTTCGCGCTGCGCGGTTCGATCGACAAGGTGACGAACAAGGTGTTCCTTCTCTCACCACCGAACATCGACGTGACGGCTGAGGACCGGAGGCGCCTGGCGGAGGGCGGGTTCCTCAACCAGGCCTGA
- a CDS encoding YggS family pyridoxal phosphate-dependent enzyme: protein MNRREELALSLAEVTERIAKACAAVGRSPEEVDLLAVTKTFPAEDVAILSDLGLADFAENRDQEANRKTAEFAGLRPDAPAKWHMVGSLQRNKAKSVLRWAHRIDTVDSIRLADAIAKAATEPVEVLIQVSVDGDEARGGHPIGDLPRLADHVALSSELLLRGVMTVAPLGMSPQQAFAALYEAVTRLRDDHPDATVISAGMSGDLEDAIAHGSTCVRVGTALLGSRRLASP, encoded by the coding sequence ATGAACCGGCGCGAAGAGCTGGCCCTGTCGCTGGCCGAGGTCACGGAGCGGATCGCCAAGGCTTGCGCGGCGGTGGGGCGGTCACCCGAAGAGGTGGACCTGTTAGCCGTCACGAAGACGTTCCCGGCCGAGGACGTCGCCATCCTGAGCGACCTCGGGCTGGCCGACTTCGCCGAGAACCGCGACCAGGAGGCCAACCGCAAGACGGCCGAGTTCGCCGGACTGCGCCCGGACGCGCCCGCGAAGTGGCACATGGTCGGCTCGCTCCAGCGGAACAAGGCCAAGTCCGTCCTCCGCTGGGCGCACCGGATCGACACGGTCGACTCGATCCGACTCGCCGACGCCATCGCCAAGGCCGCCACCGAGCCGGTCGAGGTGCTGATCCAGGTCAGCGTCGACGGCGACGAGGCCCGCGGCGGTCACCCGATCGGTGACCTTCCGCGACTGGCCGATCACGTAGCACTATCGAGTGAACTTCTTTTGCGCGGTGTGATGACTGTCGCACCCCTTGGCATGTCTCCACAGCAGGCGTTTGCCGCTCTATACGAAGCGGTAACCCGCTTGCGGGACGATCATCCCGATGCCACCGTGATCTCGGCGGGGATGAGCGGTGACCTTGAGGACGCCATCGCGCACGGATCCACGTGCGTGCGTGTCGGAACAGCGTTGCTGGGCAGCCGGAGGCTAGCCTCGCCGTAA
- the pgeF gene encoding peptidoglycan editing factor PgeF has translation MRIRRVVTTREGGVSKPPYDSFNLGDHVGDDPAAVAANRKRLAEGIGLEPERLVWMEQVHGRTVAVVDGPVDGPLEATDAVVTAQERLALVVLTADCVPVLLGDPESGVIGAVHAGRVGARVGVVPATLDRMVELGARKDRIEVLLGPSVCGQCYEVPAAMRADVEKHLPGSASKTRSGKPALDLRAGLWQQLADAGVGRLGLDPRCTFEEKSLFSHRRTPGTGRLAGVIWMES, from the coding sequence GTGCGCATCCGTCGTGTCGTGACCACCCGTGAAGGTGGCGTGTCCAAGCCGCCGTACGACTCCTTCAACCTCGGCGACCACGTCGGCGACGACCCGGCCGCCGTCGCGGCCAACCGGAAGCGGCTGGCCGAGGGCATCGGCCTCGAACCGGAACGCCTGGTGTGGATGGAACAGGTGCACGGCCGGACCGTCGCCGTGGTGGACGGGCCGGTCGACGGGCCGCTGGAGGCCACCGACGCCGTCGTCACCGCACAGGAACGGCTGGCGCTGGTGGTGCTGACCGCGGACTGCGTCCCGGTCCTGCTCGGCGATCCGGAATCGGGCGTGATCGGCGCCGTGCACGCCGGACGCGTCGGCGCACGTGTCGGCGTCGTCCCGGCGACCCTGGACCGCATGGTCGAACTGGGGGCGCGGAAGGACCGGATCGAGGTGCTGCTCGGCCCGTCCGTCTGCGGGCAGTGCTACGAGGTGCCCGCCGCGATGCGCGCCGACGTCGAGAAGCACCTCCCCGGCAGCGCGTCGAAGACCCGGTCCGGCAAACCGGCGCTGGACCTGCGGGCCGGCCTCTGGCAGCAGCTCGCCGACGCGGGCGTGGGCAGGCTCGGCCTGGACCCCCGGTGCACGTTCGAGGAGAAGTCGTTGTTCAGCCACCGCCGCACTCCGGGCACGGGGCGGCTCGCGGGCGTCATCTGGATGGAGTCATGA
- the ftsZ gene encoding cell division protein FtsZ encodes MTPPHNYLAVIKVVGIGGGGVNAVNRMIEVGLKGVEFIAVNTDAQALLMSDADVKLDIGRELTRGLGAGANPEVGHKAAEDHREEIEEVLKGADMVFVTAGEGGGTGTGGAPVVASIARKLGALTIGVVTRPFSFEGKRRAKQAEDGIQALRNECDTLIVIPNDRLLQLGDIGVSLMDAFRSADEVLLSGVQGITDLITTPGLINLDFADVKSVMSGAGSALMGIGSARGEGRAVQAAQKAINSPLLEASMEGAHGVLLSIAGGSDLGLFEINESASLVQEAAHPDANIIFGTVIDDSLGDEVRVTVIAAGFDSGGPTHKKLEPQALSSPPRGTPVATATAGQVNHTQPEHHQQPHQQPQPVQHQPHQQPVQHQQSQPVSQQMDQQPPVVPPRPVVPQQQPGQGNGQSQYGTPQPTMPRSLTPGMQGNTGGTLPNRAVPVTDDPDDEVDVPPFMRR; translated from the coding sequence ATGACGCCCCCGCACAACTACCTCGCGGTGATAAAGGTCGTCGGCATCGGCGGTGGCGGTGTCAACGCCGTCAACCGCATGATCGAGGTCGGGCTCAAGGGTGTCGAGTTCATCGCGGTGAACACCGACGCCCAGGCGCTGCTCATGTCGGATGCCGACGTGAAGCTCGACATCGGCCGCGAACTCACCCGCGGCCTGGGAGCCGGCGCCAATCCCGAAGTCGGCCACAAGGCCGCCGAAGACCACCGTGAAGAGATCGAGGAAGTCCTCAAGGGCGCGGACATGGTGTTCGTGACCGCCGGTGAAGGCGGCGGCACGGGCACCGGAGGCGCGCCCGTGGTGGCCTCGATCGCCCGCAAGCTCGGCGCGCTGACCATCGGTGTGGTCACGCGACCGTTCTCGTTCGAGGGCAAGCGCCGCGCCAAGCAGGCCGAAGACGGAATACAGGCCCTGCGCAACGAGTGCGACACCCTCATCGTGATCCCCAACGACCGGCTGCTCCAGCTCGGCGACATCGGCGTTTCGCTGATGGACGCGTTCCGCTCGGCGGACGAGGTGCTGCTGTCCGGTGTCCAGGGCATCACCGACCTGATCACCACCCCCGGTCTGATCAACCTCGACTTCGCCGACGTCAAGTCGGTCATGTCCGGCGCGGGCAGTGCCCTGATGGGCATCGGCTCTGCGCGGGGCGAGGGGAGAGCGGTCCAAGCCGCCCAGAAGGCGATCAACTCGCCGCTGCTGGAAGCGTCGATGGAGGGTGCGCACGGCGTGCTGCTCTCGATCGCCGGTGGCAGCGACCTCGGGCTGTTCGAGATCAACGAGTCGGCTTCGCTGGTGCAGGAAGCCGCCCACCCGGACGCGAACATCATCTTCGGCACGGTCATCGACGACTCGCTCGGTGACGAGGTTCGTGTGACGGTGATCGCGGCGGGTTTTGACAGTGGCGGGCCGACACACAAGAAGTTGGAGCCTCAGGCTCTGTCCAGCCCGCCGCGAGGCACCCCGGTGGCAACCGCCACCGCGGGTCAGGTCAACCACACCCAGCCGGAGCACCACCAACAGCCGCACCAGCAGCCGCAGCCCGTGCAGCACCAGCCGCACCAGCAGCCCGTGCAGCACCAGCAGTCGCAGCCCGTGTCGCAGCAGATGGACCAGCAGCCCCCGGTCGTGCCGCCCCGTCCCGTCGTGCCGCAGCAGCAGCCCGGCCAGGGCAACGGCCAGTCCCAGTACGGGACGCCGCAGCCGACCATGCCCAGGTCGCTGACGCCGGGGATGCAGGGGAACACCGGCGGCACGTTGCCGAACCGGGCCGTGCCGGTGACCGACGACCCCGACGACGAGGTGGACGTGCCGCCGTTCATGCGGCGCTAA
- a CDS encoding DinB family protein, which produces MTQTPVDNRIELPFTGDERTLLGGFLDFLRGTIELKCAGLSDEDARRSVLPSQLNTAAGVVRHLRWVEHYWFEVALGGRPSAAPYTQEDPDADWRVEPGETISRLIDDYAAQCTVSRELVAGLDLDHEVAFRGDKVLSVRWVLIHMIEETGRHAGHLDVVRELLDGMTGE; this is translated from the coding sequence ATGACCCAGACGCCGGTGGACAACCGGATCGAACTTCCTTTCACCGGCGACGAACGCACCCTGCTGGGCGGATTCCTGGACTTCCTGCGCGGCACGATCGAGCTGAAGTGCGCCGGTCTGAGCGACGAGGACGCCCGGCGTTCCGTGCTCCCTTCGCAGCTCAACACCGCTGCGGGGGTCGTCAGGCACCTGCGTTGGGTGGAGCACTACTGGTTCGAGGTCGCCCTCGGCGGACGGCCCAGCGCGGCCCCCTACACGCAGGAGGACCCGGACGCGGATTGGCGCGTCGAGCCGGGTGAGACGATCTCACGATTGATCGACGACTACGCTGCGCAGTGCACGGTGAGTCGGGAACTCGTCGCGGGCCTCGATCTCGACCACGAGGTGGCGTTCCGCGGCGACAAGGTGCTTTCCGTGCGCTGGGTGCTGATCCACATGATCGAGGAAACGGGTCGGCACGCGGGGCACCTGGACGTGGTGCGGGAACTGCTCGACGGGATGACCGGCGAGTAG
- a CDS encoding cell division protein FtsQ/DivIB: MSATAARRRPAASGPDSRPAPRRRPPRGRSRRPVRRPYRRAVVRRRLIAIMIMLVVTAVVCTVWFTPALGVREVEVRGAVHLTGDQVREAAAVEPGTPLVRVDVHAVDARVRELPRVAGVHVERLLPGTLRLTVDERDPVAMIISPDGAHLVDATAKDYATVTSPPSGLPELRVGPDALAAAVGVITQLPEALRREVLIVTADTPSDVRVTLSAGREARWGSSADTPRKAAVLEVLMTRKGTVFDVSSPELPTVS; the protein is encoded by the coding sequence ATGAGTGCGACGGCGGCGCGTCGTCGCCCGGCCGCGTCCGGCCCGGACTCCCGCCCGGCGCCGCGTCGTCGCCCGCCGCGCGGCAGGTCACGTCGTCCGGTGCGGCGGCCGTACCGGCGTGCGGTGGTGCGCCGCCGGCTGATCGCGATCATGATCATGCTCGTGGTGACGGCGGTCGTCTGCACGGTCTGGTTCACGCCCGCGCTCGGCGTCCGTGAGGTCGAGGTGCGTGGCGCGGTCCACCTGACCGGCGACCAGGTCCGCGAGGCCGCCGCCGTCGAGCCCGGCACGCCGTTGGTTCGGGTGGACGTCCACGCCGTCGACGCCAGGGTCCGCGAACTGCCCCGCGTGGCCGGGGTGCACGTCGAACGGCTGCTGCCCGGCACGCTGCGGCTCACCGTGGACGAGCGGGACCCGGTCGCCATGATCATCTCTCCGGACGGCGCGCACCTCGTGGACGCGACCGCCAAGGACTACGCCACCGTGACCAGTCCGCCGTCCGGGCTGCCGGAGCTGAGGGTGGGTCCGGACGCGCTCGCCGCCGCCGTCGGCGTGATCACGCAGCTACCCGAGGCGTTGAGGCGTGAAGTGCTGATCGTGACCGCGGACACACCGTCGGACGTCCGGGTGACGTTGAGCGCCGGTCGGGAGGCCCGCTGGGGTTCGTCCGCCGACACCCCGCGCAAGGCCGCCGTGCTGGAGGTCCTGATGACCCGCAAGGGCACCGTGTTCGACGTGTCCAGCCCGGAGCTGCCGACCGTGTCGTGA
- the murC gene encoding UDP-N-acetylmuramate--L-alanine ligase codes for MSDVLDRVHLVGIGGAGMSGIARILLARGAHVSGSDAKDSRTVLALRAQGAQIAVGHAGANLDLLPDGPTAVVVSTAIREDNAELVEARARGVIVLRRAEALAALMLDHRVACVAGTHGKTSTTSMLTVALQHCRMDPSFAIGGDLNESGANAHQGTGGVFVAEADESDGSFLFFSPSVAVVTNVEADHLDHHGTVEAYVAVFDSFLERIQPDGVLVACADDPGAAALAERAAKLGIRVRPYGRTASGPGSARLLDYRPEDGGGVMKVELDDDEVLDVRVAVPGEHMAGNALAALVAALELGADRKGVLAGLAAFGGVRRRFEYKGQAAGVRVYDDYAHHPTEVSAQIAAARPVAGDGKLVVVFQPHLYSRTRLFAEEFAAALGTADAVVVLDVYGAREQPEPGVTGALVSGLVPLDVGKVFYEPSFDRVPTLVKSLVGEGDLIVTMGAGDVTMLGPEIVGELDRT; via the coding sequence GTGAGTGACGTCCTGGACCGGGTGCACCTGGTCGGCATCGGCGGGGCCGGCATGAGCGGCATCGCGCGCATCCTCCTGGCACGCGGCGCGCACGTGTCCGGCTCGGACGCCAAGGATTCACGCACCGTGCTCGCGTTGCGGGCGCAGGGCGCGCAGATCGCGGTCGGCCACGCCGGCGCGAACCTCGACCTCCTGCCCGACGGCCCCACGGCGGTCGTCGTGTCGACGGCGATCCGCGAGGACAACGCCGAGCTGGTGGAGGCCCGCGCACGCGGCGTGATCGTGCTGCGGCGGGCCGAGGCGCTGGCCGCGTTGATGCTGGACCACCGGGTGGCCTGCGTCGCCGGCACGCACGGCAAGACCTCGACCACGTCCATGCTCACGGTCGCTCTGCAACATTGCAGAATGGACCCGTCCTTTGCGATCGGCGGTGACCTGAACGAGTCCGGGGCCAACGCCCACCAGGGCACCGGCGGGGTCTTCGTCGCAGAGGCCGACGAGAGCGACGGCTCGTTCCTCTTCTTCTCGCCCTCGGTCGCGGTCGTGACCAATGTCGAGGCCGACCATCTGGACCACCACGGCACCGTCGAGGCGTACGTGGCCGTGTTCGACTCGTTCCTGGAGCGGATCCAGCCGGACGGCGTGCTGGTCGCGTGCGCGGACGACCCGGGCGCGGCGGCGCTGGCCGAACGGGCCGCGAAGCTCGGCATCCGGGTCCGCCCGTACGGCCGCACGGCTTCCGGTCCCGGCTCGGCCCGGCTGCTCGACTACCGGCCCGAAGACGGCGGCGGCGTGATGAAGGTCGAACTCGACGACGACGAGGTGCTGGACGTTCGGGTGGCCGTGCCCGGCGAGCACATGGCGGGCAACGCGCTCGCCGCGCTGGTCGCCGCGCTGGAACTGGGCGCGGACCGCAAGGGCGTGCTGGCGGGTCTGGCCGCGTTCGGCGGCGTGCGCCGGCGGTTCGAGTACAAGGGCCAGGCCGCGGGCGTGCGGGTGTACGACGACTACGCCCACCACCCGACCGAGGTGTCCGCCCAGATCGCCGCCGCCCGGCCGGTCGCCGGCGACGGCAAGCTGGTCGTGGTGTTCCAGCCGCACCTGTACTCGCGGACCCGGCTGTTCGCCGAGGAGTTCGCCGCCGCCCTCGGCACGGCCGACGCCGTCGTGGTGCTCGACGTCTACGGCGCTCGTGAGCAGCCGGAGCCCGGTGTGACCGGTGCGCTGGTCTCGGGCCTGGTGCCGCTGGATGTCGGCAAGGTGTTCTACGAGCCGTCGTTCGACCGGGTGCCCACGTTGGTCAAGAGCCTGGTCGGCGAGGGCGACCTGATCGTCACCATGGGTGCGGGCGACGTCACCATGCTCGGCCCGGAGATCGTCGGCGAGCTGGATCGGACATGA
- the murG gene encoding undecaprenyldiphospho-muramoylpentapeptide beta-N-acetylglucosaminyltransferase: protein MTRVPQQVGPCVVVAGGGTAGHIEPALALADAVMRLRPDARVVALGTERGLESRLVPARGYPLELIPPVPMPRKPTPDLLKLPMRVRAAVRDTRAVLERVGADVVVGFGGYVALPAYLAARGRVPIVVHEANAKAGLANKVGAKFAERVAAAVPDSGLTDAEIIGIPLRYSITSLDRAALRAQARAHFGLHPTAPTLLVFGGSQGARSINNAVSGAASAFAQAGIAVLHAHGPKNTVAVQSVPGAPPYVPVPYLERMDLAYAAADAVLCRSGAMTVAEVSAVGLPAVFVPLPHGNGEQALNASTVVSAGGGILVPDEQLTPEWISANVVPLVADRNRLAAMTTATLSTGHREADEVLARIVLEVVKK from the coding sequence GTGACCAGGGTTCCCCAGCAGGTCGGACCGTGTGTGGTGGTCGCCGGGGGCGGCACCGCCGGGCACATCGAGCCCGCCCTGGCCCTGGCCGACGCGGTCATGCGGCTGCGGCCCGACGCGCGCGTGGTCGCGCTGGGCACCGAGCGCGGTCTGGAGAGCAGACTCGTGCCGGCCCGCGGCTACCCGCTGGAGTTGATCCCGCCGGTGCCGATGCCGCGCAAGCCGACGCCCGACCTGCTCAAGCTGCCGATGCGGGTGCGTGCCGCGGTCCGTGACACGCGTGCGGTGCTGGAACGTGTCGGCGCGGACGTCGTGGTCGGCTTCGGCGGCTACGTCGCGCTGCCCGCCTACCTCGCCGCGCGCGGCCGGGTGCCGATCGTGGTGCACGAGGCCAACGCCAAGGCCGGTCTCGCCAACAAGGTGGGCGCGAAGTTCGCCGAACGGGTCGCCGCCGCCGTGCCCGACTCCGGTCTGACCGACGCGGAGATCATCGGCATCCCGCTGCGCTACTCGATCACGTCCCTCGACCGCGCGGCGCTGCGCGCACAGGCCCGCGCCCACTTCGGGCTGCACCCGACCGCGCCGACGCTGCTTGTGTTCGGCGGCTCGCAGGGCGCCCGGTCGATCAACAACGCGGTGTCCGGCGCGGCGTCGGCGTTCGCCCAGGCCGGGATCGCCGTCCTGCACGCGCACGGCCCCAAGAACACGGTGGCGGTCCAGTCGGTGCCGGGCGCGCCGCCGTACGTGCCGGTGCCGTACCTGGAGCGGATGGACCTCGCCTACGCGGCGGCGGACGCGGTGCTGTGCCGGTCCGGCGCGATGACGGTGGCCGAAGTGTCCGCCGTGGGCCTCCCGGCGGTGTTCGTGCCGCTGCCGCACGGCAACGGCGAGCAGGCGCTGAACGCGTCCACAGTGGTGTCCGCCGGTGGCGGCATCCTGGTGCCGGACGAGCAGTTGACGCCGGAGTGGATCTCGGCGAACGTGGTCCCGCTGGTGGCGGACCGCAACCGGCTGGCCGCGATGACGACGGCCACGCTGAGCACCGGTCACCGTGAGGCCGACGAGGTGCTGGCCCGCATCGTGCTTGAGGTGGTCAAGAAGTGA
- the ftsW gene encoding putative lipid II flippase FtsW yields the protein MTAVDRTPVERPPGARRRTGRAKRAVTRTSLTAWLGRPLADFHLLLAIFGMLTVLGLIMVLSASAPDAAAGGESAYSVFKKQLLYVGVGAVIFLIVLRIPLRTIRHGSTMAMLVCVVLLVLVLTPLGTMDYGAQSWFKVGSVSFQPIEPAKLALALWGAHVLVTKRALLDQYRHMMVPVVPVAMLVFALVMLQPDLTGTITLGIVLISLLWFVGAPMRIFGVIAIGAVTGVLVLALGADYRLKRVESFLNPEADPQGDGLQALQALYALAEGGFLGKGLTNGSSKWRYLPNVHSDFIFAVIGEELGFIGCLLVLGLFGLLAVVGLRIAARNTDPWIRMVSATLTVWLVAQAAINIGYVVQLLPTTGITLPMISSGGTSIVTTMVVFGILANCARHEPEAVSALRKLGPGRVGGALKLPAPEAYKPPPKRRPSRPSTPPRGRKAAPPPVDERRMAGRHAPPSEYRRRESRKAGQDRDVRSRRRDGR from the coding sequence ATGACTGCGGTGGACCGTACTCCGGTGGAGCGACCGCCCGGAGCGCGGCGGCGTACCGGGCGTGCCAAGCGCGCCGTCACGCGGACGTCCTTGACCGCGTGGCTCGGCCGGCCGTTGGCGGACTTCCACCTGCTGCTCGCCATCTTCGGCATGCTGACCGTGCTCGGCCTGATCATGGTCCTGTCCGCGTCCGCCCCGGACGCCGCCGCCGGCGGTGAGTCCGCCTACAGCGTCTTCAAGAAGCAACTCCTGTACGTCGGCGTCGGCGCGGTGATCTTCCTGATCGTGCTGCGCATCCCGCTGCGCACGATCCGGCACGGCAGCACGATGGCGATGCTCGTCTGCGTGGTCCTGCTGGTCCTGGTCCTCACTCCACTCGGGACGATGGACTACGGCGCGCAGTCGTGGTTCAAGGTCGGATCGGTTTCGTTCCAGCCCATCGAGCCGGCGAAGCTGGCACTGGCGCTGTGGGGCGCGCACGTCCTGGTCACCAAGCGCGCGCTGCTGGACCAGTACCGGCACATGATGGTCCCGGTCGTCCCGGTGGCGATGCTGGTGTTCGCGCTGGTCATGCTGCAACCGGACCTCACCGGCACGATCACGCTCGGTATCGTGCTGATCAGCCTGCTGTGGTTCGTCGGCGCGCCGATGCGGATCTTCGGTGTCATCGCGATCGGCGCGGTGACGGGGGTGCTGGTGCTGGCGCTCGGCGCGGACTACCGGCTCAAGCGGGTGGAGAGCTTCCTCAACCCGGAGGCGGACCCGCAGGGTGACGGGCTCCAGGCGTTGCAGGCGCTCTACGCGTTGGCCGAGGGCGGGTTCCTCGGAAAGGGCCTCACCAACGGCAGTTCGAAGTGGCGTTATCTGCCCAACGTCCACAGCGACTTCATCTTCGCCGTGATCGGCGAGGAGCTGGGCTTCATCGGCTGCCTGCTGGTCCTCGGCCTGTTCGGGCTGCTGGCGGTCGTCGGCCTCCGCATCGCCGCGCGCAACACCGACCCGTGGATCCGGATGGTGTCCGCGACGCTGACCGTGTGGCTGGTCGCGCAGGCCGCGATCAACATCGGCTACGTGGTCCAATTGCTGCCCACCACCGGCATCACGCTGCCGATGATCTCCTCCGGCGGCACGTCCATCGTCACCACGATGGTGGTGTTCGGCATCCTCGCCAACTGCGCGCGCCACGAACCGGAAGCGGTCTCGGCGTTGCGCAAGCTCGGCCCCGGTCGGGTCGGCGGCGCGCTGAAGCTGCCCGCGCCCGAGGCGTACAAGCCGCCGCCGAAGCGCCGCCCCTCACGACCGTCCACGCCGCCACGCGGTCGCAAGGCCGCGCCGCCGCCCGTGGACGAGAGGCGGATGGCCGGTCGTCACGCTCCGCCGTCGGAGTACCGTCGTCGCGAATCCCGAAAGGCCGGCCAGGACCGGGACGTGCGGTCCCGGCGCCGTGACGGGCGTTAG
- a CDS encoding Imm1 family immunity protein, with protein sequence MATWTDFVPGTEWERATHEVELASRAEVREFVDLLAWPNTSEAVLMHTARPLRTNEFTGEVGSDHHVVVGFFKGFGYVEYTDTDQVSRIVGDLSSPEWRTTVSDHFPPGTGVSPATLIALIDEFRVTATRPTIVQWRHASAG encoded by the coding sequence ATGGCCACGTGGACCGACTTCGTGCCGGGCACGGAGTGGGAGCGGGCGACGCATGAAGTCGAGCTCGCGTCGCGGGCGGAGGTCCGGGAGTTCGTGGACCTGCTCGCCTGGCCGAACACCAGCGAGGCGGTCCTGATGCACACCGCCCGCCCGCTCCGGACGAACGAGTTCACCGGCGAGGTGGGCAGCGATCACCACGTCGTCGTGGGTTTCTTCAAAGGATTCGGTTACGTCGAGTACACCGACACCGATCAGGTCAGTCGGATCGTCGGCGATCTTTCCTCACCGGAGTGGCGCACGACGGTGAGTGACCACTTCCCGCCTGGCACCGGCGTTTCCCCGGCCACGCTGATCGCCCTGATCGACGAATTCCGCGTCACCGCCACCCGTCCCACCATCGTCCAGTGGCGGCACGCTTCAGCCGGGTAG
- a CDS encoding DUF397 domain-containing protein gives MSEWRKSSRSNGGGECVELSVWRKSSRSNGGGACVEVASSVDAFRVRDSKNATGPTLSFTDRSMTAFLATAKRGTLDHA, from the coding sequence ATGTCGGAGTGGCGTAAGAGCAGCCGCAGCAACGGCGGTGGTGAGTGCGTCGAACTGTCGGTCTGGCGCAAGAGCAGCCGGAGCAACGGTGGCGGTGCCTGCGTGGAGGTCGCCTCGTCGGTCGACGCGTTCCGCGTCCGCGACAGCAAGAACGCAACCGGCCCGACCCTGTCCTTCACCGACCGCTCGATGACCGCGTTCCTGGCCACCGCCAAGCGCGGCACTCTCGACCACGCGTGA
- a CDS encoding helix-turn-helix domain-containing protein produces the protein MPQNQGPGVRRRVLASALTQLREEAGLDFDDVVENLGYSKSKISRIESAYTGVSIVDTKALAELYGAAPEKIAWLLRLAKVAKKRGWWHVYGDVLFDWFSEYVVLESEATTVNIFEIDLIPGLFQTPAYSWSSMRAYAPDATDEVINKRAELRQTRQRRVEDGSLSVWAIIDEAALRRAVGGAEVHAEQLNHLSKVVEMPNVTLQVLPFGKGQHMAMGTAFHLLKFVDFPSVVYIENLTGGLYLDEAAEVERYSLVLDHLRATALDPQDSIALIRRVIGGL, from the coding sequence ATGCCGCAGAACCAAGGTCCGGGAGTCCGGCGACGCGTCCTGGCGAGCGCGCTGACCCAACTCCGGGAGGAGGCCGGGCTCGACTTCGATGACGTGGTCGAGAACCTGGGCTACTCGAAGTCGAAGATCAGCCGCATCGAATCGGCGTACACCGGTGTGTCCATAGTAGACACCAAGGCGCTGGCCGAGCTTTACGGGGCCGCTCCGGAGAAGATCGCCTGGTTGCTGCGGTTGGCGAAGGTCGCGAAGAAGCGCGGCTGGTGGCATGTGTACGGCGATGTGCTGTTCGACTGGTTCTCGGAGTACGTGGTCCTGGAATCCGAAGCCACCACGGTCAACATCTTCGAGATCGACCTCATCCCCGGCCTCTTCCAAACGCCGGCCTACTCGTGGTCGTCCATGCGTGCCTACGCACCGGACGCGACCGACGAGGTCATCAACAAACGCGCCGAGCTGCGCCAGACGCGGCAGCGCCGGGTGGAGGACGGATCGCTGTCGGTGTGGGCGATCATCGATGAGGCGGCACTGCGTCGGGCGGTCGGTGGCGCGGAAGTGCACGCGGAACAGTTGAACCACCTGTCGAAGGTGGTCGAAATGCCCAATGTGACGCTCCAGGTGCTGCCTTTCGGCAAGGGCCAGCACATGGCGATGGGCACCGCCTTCCACCTGCTGAAGTTCGTTGACTTCCCGAGTGTCGTCTACATCGAGAACCTGACGGGTGGCCTCTATTTGGACGAAGCGGCCGAGGTCGAGCGGTATAGCCTGGTGTTGGATCATCTGCGTGCCACGGCGCTCGACCCGCAGGACTCGATCGCACTGATCAGGCGGGTGATCGGTGGCCTCTAG